The proteins below come from a single Cylindrospermopsis raciborskii Cr2010 genomic window:
- a CDS encoding beta strand repeat-containing protein — translation MSQQNQVRNKLNNALTSLIETLQEFAGQSNFWKIFDTAFGQTYNQLRVKELRTQWRLGDKGALPLVEIVNQEVLGISLGAYSIDTDKIYMSEQFVVAAKLADLVLVLLEEYGHHIDAQVNAKDSPGDEGEIFAALVLGKTLDDESLRNLRAEDDSAVIALGGEVIKIEQATFTGTNSNDRLELLGSALVSNDTYDGGGGIDTLIADYSSASFGYLNYAGYGVTNMYTDSFEALLPRLLGWNREILVNYSNIEIFEITGTAYADYIRGYGGDDKLIGGEGNDDIAGGDGNDLIRGGDGNDILKGEGGDDEIEGGHGNDTIDGGTGRQVINGGTGDDIVVSAKAGDSIDGGEGSDTLQSLDLTSLEVDLVLDLRATEQISGDNNTRINNFESISSVTLGSGYDTIIATGNLLVSNGSINSGGGIDTLIADYSSASFGYLNYAGYGVTNMYTDSFEALLPRLWGWNREILVNYSNIEIFEITGTAYADYIRGYGGDDKLIGGEGNDDIAGGDGNDLIRGGDGNDILKGEGGDDEIEGGHGNDTIDGGTGRQVINGGTGDDIVVSAKAGDSIDGGEGSDTLQSLDLTSLEVDLVLDLRATEQISGDNNTRINNFESISSVTLGSGYDTIIATGNLLVSNGSINSGGGIDTLIADYSSASFGYLNYAGYGVTNMYTDSFEALLPRLWGWNREILVNYSNIEIFEITGTAYADYIRGYGGDDKLIGGEGNDDIAGGDGNDLIRGGDGNDILKGEGGDDEIEGGHGNDTIDGGTGRQVINGGTGDDIVVSAKAGDSIDGGEGSDTLQSLDLTSLEVDLVLDLRATEQISGDNNTRINNFESISSVTLGSGYDTIIATGNLLVSNGSINSGGGIDTLIADYSSASFGYLNYAGYGVTNMYTDSFEALLPRLWGWNREILVNYSNIEIFEITGTAYADYIRGYGGDDKLIGGEGNDDIAGGDGNDLIRGGDGNDILKGEGGDDEIEGGHGNDTIDGGTGRQVINGGTGDDIVVSAKAGDSIDGGEGSDTLQSLDLTSLEVDLVLDLRATEQISGDNNTRINNFESISSVTLGSGYDTIIAIGNLLVSNGSINSGGGTDTLIADYSSASFGYLNYAGYGVTNMYTDSFEALLPRLWNWNREILVNYSNIEIFEITGTAYADYLRGYSGDDKLIGGEGNDDIAGGDGNDLIILVNPNIAKPGLGTVDTVTGGAGLDTFILGDATGWVGYDDYNLTNAGEIDYLNIKDFNPQEDIIQLLGSSSDYTTTVSGNNINLYINKPDSEPDELIAVLENTQGLINPSQFSLNGSYFKYVTSDVVLDITSTSGMQTEGNSGNKSFIFTVNRTGDTNDISTVDWFVTASGDNPVNSTDFGGAIPPGETLTFLPGETSKEIRLRVRGDSTIEPNETFTVYLSTATRATIGTRTATGTILDDDGSQPTTLAIAPSSAVQLEGDTGTKAFTFTVTRSGNTTGTSSANWAVTGSGTNQADATDFGGTLPSGTVNFAAGETGQTITVNVSGDTMVESDEGFTVTLSNSNNATITTVTATGTITNDDIPSITLAVSPSSVAEDGTTNLVYTFTRTGPTTNTLAVNYTIGGTATNGSDYNNIGTIVTFAAGSSTATVTVDPTADTTPESDETVIFTLASGTGYTIGTTSGVTGTITNDDTQVTLTVSPTSVTEDDTPNLVYTFTRTDSTTNTLAVNYTIGGTATNGSDYNNIGTIVTFAAGSSTATVTVDPTADTTPESDETVIFTLASGTGYTIGTTSGVTGTITNDDTQVTLTVSPTSVTEDGTPNLVYTFTRTGSTTNTLAVNYTIGGTATNGSDYNNIGTSVTFAAGSSTATVTVDPTADTTPESDETVIFTLASGTGYTIGTTSGVTGTITNDDTQVTLTVSPTSVTEDGTPNLVYTFTRTDSTTNTLAVNYTIGGTATNGSDYNNIGTSVTFAAGSSTATVTVDPTADTTPESDETVIFTLASGTGYTIGTTSGVTGTITNDDLGDNQQITSTSNRLRATPSATLTVPLLYNTSNSNNSLNGIGIRLHYDSSDLSYQQVTNLLSTNLFGAVSDNLDNQNFDKDNTTDRYIQIQYFATNGNWPNKSLPVKLGDFAFTTSTNFQETQLNITSVSAAPGYTLEAAPIEIYKQNWTLDVDGNYTSDALSDGIMIMRYLFGNFPGDALTRNAIAPNATRTPSEIRTYLGEAGSILDIDGDGAVRPLSDGIMAVRYLFGNFPGNALINGAISPNATRNLSQIESYLASISGTSSASPLVPQQTTFLPLFAQTFNATSSSKQIIDLTTSNSSLTPGAPVSIGVTYNVDSGDNTLTGIGIRLHYNSNQISYQGASNLLSTDLFGDVTDNLDEQDLDGDTSTNRYIQIQYADFSGNWPNQNLPVKIGDFAFNTVSSFQQSKVNVTAVDVAPGYTLEARPLTLAGDGQPKVISGTDQGDDINATRGQTTVMPGKGDDIIRVNSASVVIIELPNEGNDTVFSSINYNLASLPQIENLTLWGTEDINGIGNRKDNVITGNSGQNVLTGLQGNDTFVFNLGDSVVGKPDRIGDFQFGKDKIRVNGVSPSVLTRAGNSGASTLSSVVDSVFIDANGATSGNQGLGTNSAALVVSTAQGIGGTYLIVNDGIGGFNTATDLVINLTGYSSNLPGLGNIAVGSLFV, via the coding sequence ATGAGTCAGCAAAATCAGGTCAGGAACAAATTAAATAATGCGTTAACCTCACTAATTGAGACCCTGCAAGAATTTGCCGGGCAGTCCAACTTTTGGAAAATATTTGACACAGCCTTTGGGCAAACATACAATCAGCTGCGGGTAAAAGAACTGCGTACTCAATGGAGACTAGGAGATAAGGGAGCATTACCGCTAGTAGAGATAGTCAACCAGGAGGTACTGGGCATCAGTTTAGGAGCATATAGTATAGATACAGATAAAATATATATGTCAGAGCAGTTTGTGGTAGCTGCTAAACTTGCTGATTTAGTGCTAGTGCTGTTAGAAGAATATGGTCATCACATTGATGCCCAGGTGAATGCCAAAGATAGCCCCGGGGATGAGGGAGAAATTTTTGCAGCCCTGGTCTTGGGTAAAACTCTGGATGATGAGAGTTTGAGAAACCTAAGAGCAGAGGATGATTCTGCTGTTATAGCTCTAGGTGGTGAAGTGATTAAAATTGAGCAAGCAACCTTCACTGGTACTAACAGCAATGATAGGCTAGAATTGTTAGGGAGCGCATTAGTAAGTAACGATACATATGATGGTGGAGGTGGTATAGACACCCTAATTGCGGATTATAGCAGTGCTAGTTTTGGATATTTAAATTACGCTGGCTATGGGGTAACTAACATGTATACCGATAGTTTTGAAGCTTTATTGCCTAGGTTGTTGGGTTGGAACCGTGAGATATTGGTAAACTATAGCAATATAGAGATATTTGAGATTACGGGGACAGCTTATGCCGATTATATCAGAGGCTATGGTGGAGATGACAAGCTGATTGGGGGTGAGGGAAATGATGATATTGCAGGAGGAGATGGCAATGACCTCATCAGGGGTGGAGATGGCAACGACATCCTGAAAGGGGAAGGGGGAGACGATGAAATTGAGGGTGGGCATGGTAACGATACCATTGATGGTGGCACAGGTCGTCAGGTTATTAACGGGGGAACAGGGGATGACATAGTAGTCAGTGCTAAAGCTGGGGACAGTATTGACGGGGGAGAGGGTAGTGATACCCTACAAAGCCTAGACCTAACTAGTTTAGAAGTAGATTTAGTATTGGATTTAAGAGCCACAGAACAGATAAGTGGAGATAATAACACCCGCATTAACAATTTTGAGAGCATATCATCTGTGACCCTAGGCAGTGGTTATGATACTATAATAGCTACTGGTAATTTATTAGTAAGCAATGGCAGCATTAATAGTGGGGGTGGTATAGACACCCTAATTGCGGATTATAGCAGTGCTAGTTTTGGATATTTAAATTACGCTGGCTATGGGGTAACTAACATGTATACCGATAGTTTTGAAGCTTTATTGCCTAGGTTGTGGGGTTGGAACCGTGAGATATTGGTAAACTATAGCAATATAGAGATATTTGAGATTACGGGGACAGCTTATGCCGATTATATCAGAGGCTATGGTGGAGATGACAAGCTGATTGGGGGTGAGGGAAATGATGATATTGCAGGAGGAGATGGCAATGACCTCATCAGGGGTGGAGATGGCAACGACATCCTGAAAGGGGAAGGGGGAGACGATGAAATTGAGGGTGGGCATGGTAACGATACCATTGATGGTGGCACAGGTCGTCAGGTTATTAACGGGGGAACAGGGGATGACATAGTAGTCAGTGCTAAAGCTGGGGACAGTATTGACGGGGGAGAGGGTAGTGATACCCTACAAAGCCTAGACCTAACTAGTTTAGAAGTAGATTTAGTATTGGATTTAAGAGCCACAGAACAGATAAGTGGAGATAATAACACCCGCATTAACAATTTTGAGAGCATATCATCTGTGACCCTAGGCAGTGGTTATGATACTATAATAGCTACTGGTAATTTATTAGTAAGCAATGGCAGCATTAATAGTGGGGGTGGTATAGACACCCTAATTGCGGATTATAGCAGTGCTAGTTTTGGATATTTAAATTACGCTGGCTATGGGGTAACTAACATGTATACCGATAGTTTTGAAGCTTTATTGCCTAGGTTGTGGGGTTGGAACCGTGAGATATTGGTAAACTATAGCAATATAGAGATATTTGAGATTACGGGGACAGCTTATGCCGATTATATCAGAGGCTATGGTGGAGATGACAAGCTGATTGGGGGTGAGGGAAATGATGATATTGCAGGAGGAGATGGCAATGACCTCATCAGGGGTGGAGATGGCAACGACATCCTGAAAGGGGAAGGGGGAGACGATGAAATTGAGGGTGGGCATGGTAACGATACCATTGATGGTGGCACAGGTCGTCAGGTTATTAACGGGGGAACAGGGGATGACATAGTAGTCAGTGCTAAAGCTGGGGACAGTATTGACGGGGGAGAGGGTAGTGATACCCTACAAAGCCTAGACCTAACTAGTTTAGAAGTAGATTTAGTATTGGATTTAAGAGCCACAGAACAGATAAGTGGAGATAATAACACCCGCATTAACAATTTTGAGAGCATATCATCTGTGACCCTAGGCAGTGGTTATGATACTATAATAGCTACTGGTAATTTATTAGTAAGCAATGGCAGCATTAATAGTGGGGGTGGTATAGACACCCTAATTGCGGATTATAGCAGTGCTAGTTTTGGATATTTAAATTACGCTGGCTATGGGGTAACTAACATGTATACCGATAGTTTTGAAGCTTTATTGCCTAGGTTGTGGGGTTGGAACCGTGAGATATTGGTAAACTATAGCAATATAGAGATATTTGAGATTACGGGGACAGCTTATGCCGATTATATCAGAGGCTATGGTGGAGATGACAAGCTGATTGGGGGTGAGGGAAATGATGATATTGCAGGAGGAGATGGCAATGACCTCATCAGGGGTGGAGATGGCAACGACATCCTGAAAGGGGAAGGGGGAGACGATGAAATTGAGGGTGGGCATGGTAACGATACCATTGATGGTGGCACAGGTCGTCAGGTTATTAACGGGGGAACAGGGGATGACATAGTAGTCAGTGCTAAAGCTGGGGACAGTATTGACGGGGGAGAGGGTAGTGATACCCTACAAAGCCTAGACCTAACTAGTTTAGAAGTAGATTTAGTATTGGATTTAAGAGCCACAGAACAGATAAGTGGAGATAATAACACCCGCATTAACAATTTTGAGAGCATATCATCTGTGACCCTAGGCAGTGGTTATGATACTATAATAGCTATTGGTAATTTATTAGTAAGCAATGGCAGCATTAATAGTGGGGGTGGTACAGACACCCTAATTGCGGATTATAGCAGTGCTAGTTTTGGATATTTAAATTACGCTGGCTATGGGGTAACTAACATGTATACCGATAGTTTTGAAGCTTTATTGCCTAGGTTGTGGAATTGGAACCGTGAGATATTGGTAAACTATAGCAATATAGAGATATTTGAGATTACGGGGACAGCTTATGCAGACTACCTAAGGGGCTACAGTGGAGATGATAAGCTAATTGGGGGTGAAGGAAATGATGATATTGCAGGAGGAGACGGCAATGACCTGATTATATTAGTCAATCCCAATATCGCCAAACCAGGTTTAGGTACGGTAGATACGGTCACCGGGGGAGCAGGGCTGGACACTTTTATTCTGGGCGATGCCACAGGTTGGGTTGGATATGATGACTATAATCTTACCAATGCAGGTGAAATTGACTACTTGAACATCAAAGACTTTAATCCCCAGGAAGATATCATTCAGCTTTTGGGTTCCAGTAGTGATTACACGACCACAGTGTCAGGTAATAATATTAACCTCTACATCAACAAGCCTGATAGCGAACCTGATGAACTAATTGCTGTTTTAGAAAACACCCAAGGTTTAATCAATCCATCACAATTCAGCCTAAATGGTAGCTATTTCAAATATGTGACCAGCGATGTAGTTTTAGATATTACTAGTACATCTGGTATGCAAACGGAGGGTAACTCAGGTAACAAATCATTTATATTTACTGTTAATAGAACAGGAGATACCAATGATATAAGTACGGTAGATTGGTTTGTTACTGCATCTGGTGATAACCCCGTTAACTCCACGGATTTTGGTGGAGCAATTCCACCAGGAGAAACTCTGACCTTTCTACCTGGAGAAACCTCAAAAGAAATCAGATTGAGGGTCAGAGGAGACAGCACCATTGAACCCAACGAAACCTTTACAGTGTATTTGTCTACAGCTACAAGAGCTACTATTGGTACTCGCACTGCTACAGGGACGATTTTAGATGATGATGGTAGTCAACCAACAACCTTGGCAATTGCTCCTAGTAGTGCTGTTCAACTAGAGGGAGATACAGGAACCAAAGCTTTTACCTTCACTGTTACCCGCAGTGGAAACACTACTGGTACTAGCAGTGCTAATTGGGCAGTCACCGGGTCTGGCACTAACCAAGCAGATGCAACTGATTTTGGTGGAACTCTGCCAAGTGGCACAGTGAATTTTGCAGCAGGCGAAACCGGTCAAACCATCACGGTAAATGTGTCGGGAGACACCATGGTTGAATCCGATGAAGGGTTTACAGTTACGCTCTCTAACTCAAATAATGCCACTATTACCACTGTTACTGCTACAGGAACAATTACCAATGATGACATCCCCTCCATCACCCTAGCAGTTTCTCCTAGCAGTGTTGCAGAGGATGGCACTACAAATCTAGTCTACACCTTCACCCGCACTGGTCCCACAACTAACACCCTTGCGGTAAACTACACCATTGGGGGAACAGCAACTAACGGTAGTGACTACAATAATATTGGTACAATCGTCACTTTTGCAGCTGGATCATCCACCGCTACAGTTACAGTTGACCCCACCGCTGACACCACACCGGAAAGTGATGAAACAGTCATCTTCACCCTAGCATCTGGCACTGGTTACACCATTGGAACCACCAGTGGGGTCACAGGGACAATTACCAATGATGACACTCAAGTTACCTTAACTGTTTCCCCTACCAGTGTTACAGAAGACGACACACCCAATCTAGTCTACACCTTCACCCGCACTGATTCCACCACTAACACCCTTGCGGTAAACTACACCATTGGGGGAACAGCAACTAACGGTAGTGACTACAATAATATTGGTACAATCGTCACCTTTGCCGCTGGATCATCCACCGCTACAGTTACAGTTGACCCCACCGCTGACACCACACCGGAAAGTGATGAAACAGTCATCTTCACCCTAGCATCTGGCACTGGTTACACCATTGGAACCACCAGTGGAGTCACAGGGACAATTACCAATGATGACACTCAAGTTACCTTAACTGTTTCCCCTACCAGTGTTACAGAAGACGGCACACCCAATCTAGTCTACACCTTCACCCGCACTGGTTCCACCACTAACACCCTTGCGGTAAACTACACCATTGGGGGAACAGCAACTAACGGTAGTGACTACAATAATATTGGTACAAGCGTCACCTTTGCCGCTGGATCATCCACCGCTACAGTTACAGTTGACCCCACCGCTGACACCACACCGGAAAGTGATGAAACAGTCATCTTCACCCTAGCATCTGGCACTGGTTACACCATTGGAACCACCAGTGGGGTCACAGGGACAATTACCAATGATGACACTCAAGTTACCTTAACTGTTTCCCCTACCAGTGTTACAGAAGACGGCACACCCAATCTAGTCTACACCTTCACCCGCACTGATTCCACCACTAACACCCTTGCGGTAAACTACACCATTGGGGGAACAGCAACTAACGGTAGTGACTACAATAATATTGGTACAAGCGTCACCTTTGCAGCTGGGTCATCCACCGCTACAGTTACAGTTGACCCCACCGCTGACACCACACCGGAAAGTGATGAAACAGTCATCTTCACCCTAGCATCTGGCACTGGTTACACCATTGGAACCACCAGTGGAGTCACGGGGACAATTACCAACGATGACCTAGGGGATAATCAACAAATTACCAGCACATCTAACAGACTAAGAGCCACACCTAGTGCAACTCTAACCGTTCCCCTTTTATATAATACGTCTAATTCTAACAATTCTCTCAATGGCATTGGCATTCGTCTTCATTATGACTCCAGTGACCTATCTTATCAACAGGTGACGAATCTATTATCAACCAATCTATTTGGAGCTGTTAGTGATAATTTAGATAACCAAAACTTTGATAAAGATAATACTACAGACCGCTATATTCAAATCCAATACTTTGCTACCAATGGTAACTGGCCCAATAAGTCGCTTCCAGTGAAATTGGGAGATTTTGCTTTCACCACTAGCACCAATTTTCAAGAAACTCAACTCAATATTACTAGTGTTAGCGCTGCTCCTGGCTATACCCTTGAAGCTGCTCCCATAGAAATATATAAACAAAACTGGACTCTAGATGTAGATGGTAACTATACTTCAGATGCCTTATCTGATGGCATCATGATTATGCGCTACTTGTTTGGCAACTTTCCTGGAGATGCCCTGACAAGAAATGCGATCGCACCTAATGCAACCCGCACCCCCAGTGAGATTAGAACCTACCTAGGAGAAGCAGGGAGCATACTGGATATAGACGGTGATGGTGCAGTTCGCCCTCTCTCCGATGGGATTATGGCAGTACGTTACTTGTTTGGCAATTTCCCTGGAAATGCTTTAATCAATGGGGCCATATCTCCCAATGCTACTCGTAATCTCAGCCAGATTGAATCCTATCTAGCAAGTATTAGCGGTACTTCCTCAGCTTCCCCGTTGGTTCCCCAACAAACTACCTTCTTACCCCTATTTGCCCAGACCTTTAACGCTACTTCCTCCTCAAAGCAAATTATTGACCTAACTACTTCTAATTCCTCCCTTACCCCTGGCGCTCCTGTTTCTATAGGGGTTACCTATAATGTGGATAGTGGTGACAATACCCTAACAGGTATAGGAATACGTCTTCACTACAATTCTAATCAAATCTCTTACCAAGGTGCTAGTAACCTACTGTCAACAGATTTATTTGGTGATGTAACTGACAACCTGGATGAACAAGATTTGGATGGAGACACTTCTACTAACCGTTATATTCAAATTCAATATGCAGATTTTAGTGGCAATTGGCCCAATCAAAATCTGCCAGTGAAAATAGGAGATTTTGCCTTTAATACTGTTTCATCCTTCCAGCAAAGCAAGGTAAATGTGACAGCGGTAGATGTAGCACCGGGATATACCCTGGAAGCTAGACCACTGACTTTAGCAGGAGATGGTCAACCCAAGGTAATATCTGGCACAGACCAAGGAGATGATATAAATGCCACCAGGGGTCAAACCACGGTAATGCCCGGAAAAGGAGATGACATTATTAGGGTAAATAGTGCGAGTGTGGTGATTATTGAACTACCGAACGAAGGTAATGACACTGTATTTTCCAGTATTAACTATAATCTAGCTTCCCTACCACAGATAGAGAACTTAACCCTCTGGGGTACGGAGGATATCAATGGCATAGGTAACAGGAAGGACAATGTAATCACGGGAAACAGTGGTCAAAACGTGCTGACAGGACTACAAGGAAACGACACCTTTGTGTTTAACCTTGGGGATTCCGTAGTGGGTAAACCAGATAGAATAGGGGATTTTCAATTTGGCAAGGACAAGATAAGGGTGAATGGGGTGTCACCAAGTGTATTAACCCGTGCTGGCAATAGCGGTGCTAGTACATTGAGTAGTGTGGTGGATAGTGTGTTTATTGATGCGAATGGAGCAACAAGTGGCAATCAAGGTTTGGGGACTAACAGTGCAGCATTGGTGGTATCAACAGCACAAGGAATAGGTGGCACTTATTTAATAGTGAATGATGGGATAGGAGGGTTTAATACTGCTACAGATTTGGTGATTAATCTGACGGGATATAGTAGTAATTTACCGGGTTTAGGAAATATAGCAGTGGGTAGTTTGTTTGTGTAG
- the dusB gene encoding tRNA dihydrouridine synthase DusB has translation MLSPDLKSRLSQPLKIGSFEVKSRVLQSPLSGVTDLVFRRLVRRYAPDSMMYTEMVNATGLHYVKQLPKIMEVDPNERPISIQLFDCRPDFLAEAAVKAVAEGADTVDINMGCPVNKITKNGGGSSLLRQPEVAEAIVREVVKAVNVPVTVKTRIGWSDKEITILDFAKRMEDAGAKMITVHGRTRAQGYNGNARWEWIAKVKQILSIPVIANGDIFSVAAAVKCLAETGADGVMCSRGTLGYPFLVGEVDHFLKTGELLPPPTPTQRLECAREHLYALWEYKGDRGVRQARKHLTWYAKDFMGAADLRGKLSTIETVQQGLDLIDKAIEGLRILPLINV, from the coding sequence ATGCTTTCCCCTGATCTAAAATCTCGCCTTTCTCAACCTTTAAAAATCGGCTCCTTTGAGGTTAAAAGCCGGGTTCTACAGTCCCCCTTGTCTGGGGTGACGGATTTAGTGTTTCGTCGCTTGGTGCGTCGCTATGCGCCGGATTCCATGATGTACACTGAAATGGTTAATGCTACGGGTTTACATTATGTTAAACAACTACCCAAAATCATGGAGGTGGACCCTAATGAGCGCCCTATTAGTATTCAGTTATTTGATTGTCGTCCTGATTTTTTAGCAGAAGCAGCAGTGAAAGCAGTAGCAGAGGGTGCAGACACTGTGGATATTAATATGGGCTGTCCGGTGAATAAAATCACTAAAAATGGTGGCGGGTCATCTTTATTACGACAACCAGAGGTAGCAGAAGCTATTGTGAGGGAAGTGGTCAAAGCGGTAAATGTCCCGGTTACGGTGAAAACTCGTATTGGCTGGAGTGATAAAGAAATTACTATTCTAGATTTTGCCAAACGGATGGAAGATGCGGGGGCAAAAATGATTACTGTCCATGGTAGAACTCGTGCCCAGGGTTATAATGGTAATGCTCGTTGGGAATGGATAGCTAAGGTTAAACAAATACTTTCTATTCCAGTGATTGCTAATGGGGATATTTTTTCTGTTGCTGCTGCTGTTAAATGTTTGGCAGAAACTGGAGCAGATGGTGTAATGTGCTCCCGTGGAACTTTGGGATACCCCTTTCTAGTAGGTGAGGTGGATCATTTTTTAAAAACTGGGGAATTATTACCTCCCCCTACTCCCACTCAACGCCTAGAATGTGCTAGAGAACATTTGTATGCTTTGTGGGAATATAAGGGCGATCGCGGGGTACGTCAAGCTCGTAAACATCTTACCTGGTATGCGAAAGATTTTATGGGAGCAGCAGACTTACGAGGGAAGTTAAGCACTATAGAAACTGTACAACAGGGGTTAGACCTAATTGATAAAGCTATAGAAGGTCTCAGAATCCTACCGCTCATTAATGTCTAA